In Bos taurus isolate L1 Dominette 01449 registration number 42190680 breed Hereford chromosome 11, ARS-UCD2.0, whole genome shotgun sequence, one DNA window encodes the following:
- the POMC gene encoding pro-opiomelanocortin precursor (The RefSeq protein has 3 substitutions compared to this genomic sequence) translates to MPRLCSSRSAALLLALLLQASMEVRGWCLESSQCQDLTTESNLLACIRACKPDLSAETPVFPGNGDEQPLTENPRKYVMGHFRWDRFGRRNGSSSSGVGGAAQKREEEVAVGEGPGPRGDDAETGPREDKRSYSMEHFPWGKPVGKKRRPVKVYPNGAEDESAQAFPLEFKRELTGERLEQARGPEAQAESAAARPELEYGLVAEAEAEAAEKKDSGPYKMEHFRWGSPPKDKRYGGFMTSEKSQTPLVTLFKNAIIKNAHKKGQ, encoded by the exons ATGCCGAGACTGTGCAGCAGTCGTTCGGGCGCCCTGCTGCTGGCCTTGCTGCTTCAGGCCTCCATGGAAGTGCGTGGTTGGTGCCTGGAGAGCAGCCAGTGTCAGGACCTCACCACGGAAAGTAACCTGCTG GCGTGCATCCGGGCCTGCAAGCCCGACCTCTCCGCCGAGACGCCGGTGTTCCCCGGCAACGGCGATGAGCAGCCGCTGACTGAGAACCCCCGGAAGTACGTCATGGGCCATTTCCGCTGGGACCGCTTCGGCCGTCGGAatggtagcagcagcagcggagttGGGGGCGCGGCCCAGAAGCGCGAGGAGGAAGTGGCGGTGGGCGAAGGCCCCGGGCCCCGCGGCGATGACGCCGAGACGGGTCCGCGCGAGGACAAGCGTTCTTACTCCATGGAACACTTCCGCTGGGGCAAGCCGGTGGGCAAGAAGCGGCGCCCGGTGAAGGTGTACCCCAACGGCGCCGAGGACGAGTCGGCCCAGGCCTTTCCCCTCGAATTCAAGAGGGAGCTGACCGGGGAGAGGCTCGAGCAGGCGCGCGGCCCCGAGGCCCAGGCTGAGAGTGCGGCCGCCCGGGCTGAGCTGGAGTATGGCCTGGTGGCGGAGGCGGAGGCTGAGGCGGCCGAGAAGAAGGACTCGGGGCCCTATAAGATGGAACACTTCCGCTGGGGCAGCCCGCCCAAGGACAAGCGCTACGGCGGGTTCATGACCTCCGAGAAGAGCCAAACGCCCCTTGTCACGCTGTTCAAAAACGCCATCATCAAGAACGCCCACAAGAAGGGCCAGTGA
- the POMC gene encoding pro-opiomelanocortin isoform X1, giving the protein MEAQTRRRLRQEPQPAWKMPRLCSSRSGALLLALLLQASMEVRGWCLESSQCQDLTTESNLLACIRACKPDLSAETPVFPGNGDEQPLTENPRKYVMGHFRWDRFGRRNGSSSSGVGGAAQKREEEVAVGEGPGPRGDDAETGPREDKRSYSMEHFRWGKPVGKKRRPVKVYPNGAEDESAQAFPLEFKRELTGERLEQARGPEAQAESAAARAELEYGLVAEAEAEAAEKKDSGPYKMEHFRWGSPPKDKRYGGFMTSEKSQTPLVTLFKNAIIKNAHKKGQ; this is encoded by the exons ATGGAAGCTCAGACAAGACGCAGGCTCAGGCAAG AGCCTCAGCCTGCCTGGAAGATGCCGAGACTGTGCAGCAGTCGTTCGGGCGCCCTGCTGCTGGCCTTGCTGCTTCAGGCCTCCATGGAAGTGCGTGGTTGGTGCCTGGAGAGCAGCCAGTGTCAGGACCTCACCACGGAAAGTAACCTGCTG GCGTGCATCCGGGCCTGCAAGCCCGACCTCTCCGCCGAGACGCCGGTGTTCCCCGGCAACGGCGATGAGCAGCCGCTGACTGAGAACCCCCGGAAGTACGTCATGGGCCATTTCCGCTGGGACCGCTTCGGCCGTCGGAatggtagcagcagcagcggagttGGGGGCGCGGCCCAGAAGCGCGAGGAGGAAGTGGCGGTGGGCGAAGGCCCCGGGCCCCGCGGCGATGACGCCGAGACGGGTCCGCGCGAGGACAAGCGTTCTTACTCCATGGAACACTTCCGCTGGGGCAAGCCGGTGGGCAAGAAGCGGCGCCCGGTGAAGGTGTACCCCAACGGCGCCGAGGACGAGTCGGCCCAGGCCTTTCCCCTCGAATTCAAGAGGGAGCTGACCGGGGAGAGGCTCGAGCAGGCGCGCGGCCCCGAGGCCCAGGCTGAGAGTGCGGCCGCCCGGGCTGAGCTGGAGTATGGCCTGGTGGCGGAGGCGGAGGCTGAGGCGGCCGAGAAGAAGGACTCGGGGCCCTATAAGATGGAACACTTCCGCTGGGGCAGCCCGCCCAAGGACAAGCGCTACGGCGGGTTCATGACCTCCGAGAAGAGCCAAACGCCCCTTGTCACGCTGTTCAAAAACGCCATCATCAAGAACGCCCACAAGAAGGGCCAGTGA
- the POMC gene encoding pro-opiomelanocortin isoform X2: MPRLCSSRSGALLLALLLQASMEVRGWCLESSQCQDLTTESNLLACIRACKPDLSAETPVFPGNGDEQPLTENPRKYVMGHFRWDRFGRRNGSSSSGVGGAAQKREEEVAVGEGPGPRGDDAETGPREDKRSYSMEHFRWGKPVGKKRRPVKVYPNGAEDESAQAFPLEFKRELTGERLEQARGPEAQAESAAARAELEYGLVAEAEAEAAEKKDSGPYKMEHFRWGSPPKDKRYGGFMTSEKSQTPLVTLFKNAIIKNAHKKGQ, encoded by the exons ATGCCGAGACTGTGCAGCAGTCGTTCGGGCGCCCTGCTGCTGGCCTTGCTGCTTCAGGCCTCCATGGAAGTGCGTGGTTGGTGCCTGGAGAGCAGCCAGTGTCAGGACCTCACCACGGAAAGTAACCTGCTG GCGTGCATCCGGGCCTGCAAGCCCGACCTCTCCGCCGAGACGCCGGTGTTCCCCGGCAACGGCGATGAGCAGCCGCTGACTGAGAACCCCCGGAAGTACGTCATGGGCCATTTCCGCTGGGACCGCTTCGGCCGTCGGAatggtagcagcagcagcggagttGGGGGCGCGGCCCAGAAGCGCGAGGAGGAAGTGGCGGTGGGCGAAGGCCCCGGGCCCCGCGGCGATGACGCCGAGACGGGTCCGCGCGAGGACAAGCGTTCTTACTCCATGGAACACTTCCGCTGGGGCAAGCCGGTGGGCAAGAAGCGGCGCCCGGTGAAGGTGTACCCCAACGGCGCCGAGGACGAGTCGGCCCAGGCCTTTCCCCTCGAATTCAAGAGGGAGCTGACCGGGGAGAGGCTCGAGCAGGCGCGCGGCCCCGAGGCCCAGGCTGAGAGTGCGGCCGCCCGGGCTGAGCTGGAGTATGGCCTGGTGGCGGAGGCGGAGGCTGAGGCGGCCGAGAAGAAGGACTCGGGGCCCTATAAGATGGAACACTTCCGCTGGGGCAGCCCGCCCAAGGACAAGCGCTACGGCGGGTTCATGACCTCCGAGAAGAGCCAAACGCCCCTTGTCACGCTGTTCAAAAACGCCATCATCAAGAACGCCCACAAGAAGGGCCAGTGA